A part of Halobaculum sp. MBLA0143 genomic DNA contains:
- a CDS encoding DUF6293 family protein has product MQTHVVPVGFDYDRLIAPLVRDQLTVDRVILLEGAVGSEANVQYSRNLTRKLETDFQNLLGAKTERVTVADVYDYDTAFEQAYDLINAELDADAEVWVNVSAMPRPVSFAFATAAHSITLERQADRDRIHTYYTAPEKYLETELAEELRDSRDLLADVRDRLDAAAEGEPGGPETDDDTDRDALRERVETHLADATELLSEFDERGTTIGAKEIDGSHIVELPVASFSNVKPFEEVILFELGEHGEFDSVSELAQALADELGEEYTDSFRSKVIYNVDRLGPGEKGYIEQESHGKSYRTRLSRIGELWVRAHRDNGEE; this is encoded by the coding sequence ATGCAGACACACGTCGTTCCGGTGGGGTTCGACTACGACAGGCTGATCGCGCCGTTGGTGCGCGATCAGTTGACGGTCGACCGGGTGATCCTGCTGGAGGGGGCCGTCGGGAGCGAGGCGAACGTCCAGTACTCTCGGAACCTGACGCGGAAGCTGGAGACGGACTTCCAGAACCTCCTGGGGGCGAAGACGGAACGGGTGACTGTGGCGGACGTGTACGACTACGACACCGCCTTCGAACAGGCGTACGACCTCATCAACGCGGAGCTAGACGCCGACGCGGAGGTGTGGGTGAACGTCTCCGCGATGCCCCGGCCGGTGTCGTTCGCGTTCGCCACCGCCGCTCACTCCATCACGCTGGAGCGGCAGGCGGACCGCGATCGGATCCACACCTACTACACCGCCCCGGAGAAGTACCTGGAGACGGAGCTGGCCGAGGAGCTGCGCGACAGTCGAGACCTGTTGGCGGACGTGCGGGACCGACTCGACGCGGCAGCCGAGGGAGAGCCCGGAGGACCCGAGACGGACGACGACACGGACCGCGACGCGCTCCGAGAACGGGTGGAGACCCACCTCGCGGACGCGACGGAGCTGTTGTCGGAGTTCGACGAGCGCGGAACCACCATCGGCGCGAAGGAGATCGACGGCAGTCACATCGTCGAGCTACCGGTCGCGTCCTTCTCGAACGTGAAACCCTTCGAGGAGGTGATCCTGTTCGAGCTCGGTGAACACGGGGAGTTCGACTCCGTCTCGGAGCTGGCACAGGCGTTGGCCGACGAACTCGGCGAGGAGTACACGGACTCCTTCCGGTCGAAGGTGATCTACAACGTCGACCGGCTCGGCCCCGGCGAGAAGGGGTACATCGAACAGGAGTCACACGGGAAGTCCTACCGGACGCGTCTCTCCCGGATCGGAGAGCTGTGGGTGCGGGCCCACCGCGACAACGGGGAGGAGTGA
- the ilvN gene encoding acetolactate synthase small subunit codes for MTTDDDGDAGEPATPPAVEAGSLPTESFRARPEPHDGLPADGSLAGPAPSDRESPAGERTTDGVRLADAARDDDGRRRRVLSAVVDHDPGVLSAVSGLFSRRMFNIESLTVGPTADEAYARMTIVVDESGAGVEQARKQLAGLPTVHLVRELDTEPVERELALVKIDCPDPGEVEALAGMHDAEVVAIGPEAATVQITGTERAVDDAVAAFSRFRIREVSRTGTTALDRTADTVYDRADHGTAPPDFDPSAGEEPDATDDDTHDA; via the coding sequence GTGACCACAGACGACGACGGCGACGCCGGCGAGCCGGCGACGCCGCCGGCGGTCGAGGCCGGGTCGCTCCCGACGGAGTCGTTCCGGGCGCGCCCGGAGCCACACGACGGGCTGCCGGCCGACGGGAGCCTCGCCGGGCCGGCGCCGTCGGACCGGGAGTCGCCGGCCGGCGAGCGGACGACCGACGGCGTGCGGCTGGCGGACGCCGCACGAGACGACGACGGCCGACGGCGGCGAGTGCTGTCGGCAGTCGTCGACCACGACCCGGGCGTCCTCTCTGCCGTCTCCGGGCTGTTCTCTCGGCGGATGTTCAACATCGAGAGCCTGACGGTCGGCCCGACGGCCGACGAGGCGTACGCCCGGATGACGATCGTCGTCGACGAGTCCGGCGCGGGCGTGGAACAGGCACGAAAGCAGCTGGCCGGGCTGCCGACCGTCCACCTCGTCCGGGAGTTGGACACGGAGCCGGTCGAGCGCGAGCTCGCGCTCGTCAAGATCGACTGCCCGGACCCGGGCGAGGTGGAGGCCCTGGCCGGGATGCACGACGCCGAGGTGGTCGCGATCGGGCCGGAGGCGGCGACAGTCCAGATCACCGGGACGGAACGCGCCGTCGACGACGCGGTGGCGGCGTTCTCCCGGTTCCGGATCAGGGAGGTGTCCCGCACCGGGACGACCGCGCTGGACCGCACGGCCGACACCGTCTACGACCGAGCGGACCACGGCACCGCGCCGCCGGACTTCGACCCGAGCGCCGGCGAGGAACCTGACGCGACTGACGACGACACACACGACGCATGA
- a CDS encoding LeuA family protein: MTRVNSVQIHCRSACSIRRIRRLGRRIEFFEGTLTSAPEIDDVRIFDTTLRDGEQTPGTSFTQTEKRQTATALAEMGVDVIEAGFPAVSDDEFAAVAEIAETVDTEIVGLARVVEEDVTAALEAGVDTVHVFCSTSEVQLADSMHASREEAIERSVDAVRQVREAGADVMFSPMDATRTAESFLIDVIEAVDAVGVDWVNVPDTCGVATPRRFGRLVETVCDHTDARVDVHTHDDFGMATANALAGFEAGADQAQVSVNGIGERAGNAALEEVVMAAEGVYGVDTGIDTTRIAGLSARIERASDVTVPGNKPVVGDNAFSHESGIHAAGVIENSDTFEPGVVTPEMVGADRQIVLGKHAGRHAVRERLREAGFAPTDAETATVTQRVKERADEGRVTETDLTEIAAAAGVGRADGTGESVRGE; this comes from the coding sequence GTGACAAGAGTTAACTCGGTACAGATTCACTGTCGATCCGCATGTTCGATACGGAGGATACGTCGGCTCGGCCGGCGGATCGAGTTCTTCGAGGGCACGTTAACTAGCGCCCCCGAGATCGACGACGTACGGATCTTCGACACCACGCTGCGGGACGGCGAGCAGACGCCGGGCACCTCGTTCACCCAGACGGAGAAACGCCAGACAGCGACGGCACTGGCGGAGATGGGTGTGGACGTGATCGAGGCCGGCTTCCCGGCGGTCTCCGACGACGAGTTCGCGGCGGTCGCGGAGATCGCCGAGACGGTCGACACGGAGATCGTCGGGCTGGCGCGTGTGGTCGAGGAGGACGTGACGGCCGCTCTGGAGGCGGGCGTGGACACGGTCCACGTCTTCTGTTCCACGAGCGAAGTACAGTTGGCAGACTCGATGCACGCCAGCCGCGAGGAGGCGATCGAGCGATCGGTGGACGCCGTCCGGCAGGTGCGCGAGGCGGGCGCGGACGTGATGTTCTCGCCGATGGACGCCACTCGGACGGCGGAGTCGTTCCTGATCGACGTGATCGAGGCCGTCGACGCGGTCGGCGTGGACTGGGTGAACGTCCCGGACACCTGTGGGGTGGCGACGCCGCGTCGGTTCGGCCGGCTCGTGGAGACGGTGTGTGACCACACGGACGCACGGGTCGACGTTCACACGCACGACGACTTCGGGATGGCGACGGCGAACGCGCTCGCGGGGTTCGAGGCCGGCGCCGACCAGGCGCAGGTGTCGGTCAACGGAATCGGCGAGCGCGCCGGCAACGCCGCCTTGGAGGAGGTGGTGATGGCCGCCGAGGGCGTGTACGGCGTCGACACCGGGATCGACACGACACGGATCGCGGGGCTGTCGGCCCGGATCGAGCGGGCCAGCGACGTGACCGTCCCGGGCAACAAGCCCGTCGTCGGCGACAACGCCTTCTCACACGAGAGTGGCATCCACGCGGCGGGGGTGATCGAGAACAGCGACACGTTCGAGCCGGGCGTCGTCACGCCGGAGATGGTGGGCGCCGACCGGCAGATCGTCCTCGGGAAACACGCCGGTCGCCACGCCGTCCGGGAGCGACTCCGGGAGGCCGGCTTCGCTCCGACGGACGCCGAGACCGCGACCGTCACCCAGCGCGTGAAGGAACGCGCCGACGAGGGCCGCGTGACGGAGACGGACCTGACGGAGATCGCGGCCGCCGCGGGCGTCGGCCGGGCCGACGGGACGGGAGAGTCCGTCCGGGGTGAGTGA
- the ilvC gene encoding ketol-acid reductoisomerase: MTDDAHTDTDETADTHDTDAQIYYETDADDRLLRDETVAVLGYGSQGHAHAQNLADSGVDVVVGLREASDSRPVAREDGLRVATPAEAAAEADLVSMLVPDTVQPAVYEQIAPELEPGDTLQFAHGFNVHYDQIEPPAEVDVTMVAPKGPGHIVRRDYRRGEGTPGLLAVYRDATGDAHDRALAYAQAIGCTRAGVVETTFREETETDLFGEQAVLCGGVTELIEAGFETLVDAGYSPEMAYFECLNEMKLIVDLLYEGGTTEMWDSVSDTAEYGGLTRGEDVIDDDVRENMETVLEEVQDGTFAREWITEDRAGRPAYGQRRAAAADHEIERVGAELRELFAWSDEKDEETAKREPEADAV; this comes from the coding sequence ATGACAGACGACGCACACACCGACACCGACGAGACAGCGGACACGCACGACACCGACGCGCAGATCTACTACGAGACGGACGCGGACGACCGGCTCCTCCGCGACGAGACGGTCGCGGTGCTGGGGTACGGCAGCCAGGGCCACGCCCACGCCCAGAACCTGGCCGACAGCGGCGTCGACGTGGTGGTCGGGCTCCGAGAGGCGTCCGACTCGCGGCCGGTCGCCCGCGAGGACGGGCTCCGGGTTGCGACGCCCGCGGAAGCCGCGGCGGAGGCGGACCTGGTCTCGATGCTCGTCCCCGACACGGTCCAGCCCGCGGTGTACGAGCAGATCGCGCCGGAGCTGGAGCCGGGCGACACGCTCCAGTTCGCCCACGGGTTCAACGTCCACTACGACCAGATCGAGCCGCCGGCCGAGGTGGACGTGACGATGGTCGCGCCGAAGGGACCGGGCCACATCGTCCGACGGGACTACCGCCGGGGCGAGGGGACACCCGGGCTCCTGGCGGTGTACCGCGACGCCACCGGCGACGCCCACGACCGGGCGCTGGCGTACGCCCAGGCTATCGGCTGCACCAGGGCCGGCGTCGTGGAGACGACGTTCCGCGAGGAGACGGAGACGGACCTGTTCGGCGAGCAGGCGGTGTTGTGTGGCGGGGTGACGGAGCTGATCGAGGCCGGCTTCGAGACGCTGGTCGACGCCGGCTACAGCCCGGAGATGGCGTACTTCGAGTGTCTCAACGAGATGAAGCTGATCGTCGACCTGCTGTACGAGGGCGGGACGACGGAGATGTGGGACTCCGTGTCCGACACCGCGGAGTACGGCGGGCTCACGCGCGGCGAAGACGTGATCGACGACGACGTACGCGAGAACATGGAGACGGTGCTCGAAGAGGTGCAGGACGGCACGTTCGCCCGGGAGTGGATCACGGAAGACCGAGCCGGCCGGCCGGCGTACGGCCAACGGCGTGCCGCGGCCGCCGACCACGAGATCGAACGGGTGGGCGCGGAGCTACGAGAGCTGTTCGCCTGGAGCGACGAGAAGGACGAAGAGACGGCGAAACGAGAGCCGGAGGCCGACGCAGTATGA
- a CDS encoding helix-turn-helix domain-containing protein has protein sequence MEPDPNRVEAERRIERRLDGDAGVAEAAAALETVAHETRLSLLVLLADRGATETATLADAVPGHCNDVYYHLDTMADAGLAAPVPEASRKTYRPTATGEAFAEDLLAALERLSAVDDA, from the coding sequence ATGGAGCCGGACCCGAATCGCGTCGAGGCGGAGCGGCGGATCGAACGACGGCTGGACGGCGACGCGGGGGTGGCGGAGGCGGCGGCGGCGCTCGAAACCGTCGCCCACGAGACGCGGTTGAGTCTGCTCGTCCTGTTGGCGGACCGAGGTGCGACGGAGACGGCGACGCTGGCGGACGCCGTCCCCGGCCACTGCAACGACGTGTACTACCACCTCGACACGATGGCCGACGCGGGGCTGGCCGCGCCCGTTCCCGAGGCGTCCCGGAAGACGTACCGTCCGACGGCCACCGGCGAGGCGTTCGCGGAGGACCTGCTCGCGGCGCTGGAACGGTTGTCTGCGGTCGACGACGCGTGA
- a CDS encoding 3-isopropylmalate dehydratase large subunit, with the protein MSDGTLYDKVWERHKVEELPDGRDQLFVGLHLIHEVTSPQAFGMLRERDLEVAFPERTVATTDHVVPTVSDERERPLADDQAETMLSELERNVSEAGVRFFGLGDDRQGITHVVAPEQGLTRPGMTVACGDSHTSTHGALGAVGVGIGTSQIRDVLSTGCIAAEKRDVRRIEVTGSLDGWTSAKDLILTLIRRLGVDGGVGHVYEYGGPAVRALDVEGRLALCNMSIEGGARAGYVQPDETTYDYLRGKPFAPEGEAFAAAREEWDAVRSDADATYDDVVTVDADDLEPVVTWGTNPAQAVGVTEPVPEPSSLPEDEREAARTAQAHTGVTPGEPVAGTAVDVVFLGTCTNGRVSDFRRAAAVLEGRGPDETGAVGDGDPVHEVADGVRAVAVPGSETVRERLEAGGVADTFRAAGFDWRQAGCSMCLAMNGDELVGDELCVSSSNRNYVGRQGSTDARTVLASPATATASAVRGVVTDPREVTE; encoded by the coding sequence ATGAGCGACGGAACGCTGTACGACAAGGTGTGGGAGCGCCACAAGGTGGAAGAACTGCCGGACGGCCGCGACCAGCTGTTCGTCGGACTCCACCTGATCCACGAGGTGACGAGCCCGCAGGCGTTCGGAATGCTCCGCGAACGTGACCTGGAGGTGGCGTTCCCGGAACGAACCGTGGCGACGACGGACCATGTCGTCCCGACGGTGTCCGACGAGCGCGAGCGACCGCTGGCGGACGACCAGGCGGAGACGATGCTGTCGGAACTGGAACGGAACGTCTCGGAGGCGGGCGTCCGTTTCTTCGGGCTGGGTGACGACCGTCAGGGGATCACCCACGTCGTCGCGCCCGAGCAGGGGCTCACCCGGCCGGGGATGACCGTCGCGTGTGGCGACTCGCACACGTCGACCCACGGCGCGCTCGGCGCCGTCGGCGTCGGGATCGGCACCTCACAGATTCGGGACGTGCTGTCGACCGGCTGTATCGCCGCCGAGAAGAGAGACGTGCGCCGGATCGAGGTGACGGGGTCGCTGGACGGGTGGACGAGCGCGAAGGACCTGATCCTCACGCTGATCCGGCGGCTGGGCGTCGACGGCGGCGTCGGCCACGTGTACGAGTACGGCGGCCCGGCGGTGCGCGCGCTGGACGTGGAGGGTCGACTCGCCCTGTGCAACATGTCAATCGAGGGTGGCGCGCGGGCGGGCTACGTCCAGCCGGACGAGACGACGTACGACTACCTCCGGGGCAAGCCGTTCGCGCCGGAGGGCGAGGCGTTCGCAGCCGCCCGCGAGGAGTGGGACGCAGTCCGGTCGGACGCGGACGCGACGTACGACGACGTGGTGACGGTCGACGCCGACGACCTGGAGCCGGTCGTCACCTGGGGGACGAACCCGGCACAGGCGGTCGGTGTCACCGAGCCGGTGCCGGAGCCGTCGTCGCTCCCCGAGGACGAACGCGAGGCTGCCAGGACGGCACAGGCTCACACCGGCGTGACGCCGGGCGAGCCGGTCGCCGGGACGGCCGTCGACGTGGTGTTCCTGGGCACCTGTACGAACGGTCGCGTGTCGGACTTCCGGCGGGCGGCGGCGGTGTTGGAGGGGCGTGGCCCCGACGAGACGGGCGCCGTCGGCGACGGCGACCCGGTCCACGAGGTCGCCGACGGCGTCCGAGCGGTCGCGGTGCCGGGCTCCGAGACCGTCAGAGAACGGCTGGAGGCCGGCGGCGTCGCGGACACGTTCCGGGCGGCCGGCTTCGACTGGCGCCAGGCCGGCTGTTCGATGTGTCTGGCGATGAACGGGGACGAACTCGTCGGCGACGAGCTGTGTGTGTCGTCGTCGAACCGGAACTACGTCGGCCGGCAGGGGTCGACGGACGCCCGGACGGTGTTGGCGAGCCCGGCGACGGCGACGGCGTCGGCCGTCCGCGGGGTCGTCACGGACCCTCGGGAGGTGACCGAATGA
- a CDS encoding AAA domain-containing protein: protein MNVRGPIVDVGEVRTVDTQYGSRELAELTIRPDRGASAPTDVTLWGKWTETAELAESGMELLVTEADTDEYQGETNYTTTGDSYVVLEPEFLVDVTDVRSWVQCPRMYYLNKLSGIPLNYPVVKGTVVHEVFGDLLRGVDFEESVQRRVEEAGLELGLLGRERSEVEDEVRRNASAVAAWLEQGVLTDTDEWRSEQTLVSPTFGIKGRADAVRRGMPVELKTGKNTNRDPRFQDKVQAACYALLLRERGVEADTGTLLYTKNAALDDDEADGDLSPAKEFSVGRGLLEFVVRTRNEIAAAEHDTTVPTGYEADAVCEYCFEQDTCMVVSGRLDQESKAGSVGRPVPPEERDYFDRVYRGLEAERESIHAEYRRLWEQTAEERAANDRALIGLEPVARRELPGGRWEVAASKPAETVSKLREGDLALASDGDPVGGDAELARIGRLGGSLPSWADATLPGDREAVVVDTDEPVAVARLDTYPSELTVDRQLTALHDAILKGDERRKDVLFGRADPEFADESRTYVDNNAAQDAAVNRAVNADDFALVHGPPGTGKTHTVARTVRALVARGDRVLLSAFTNRAVDNALEALRDQGLTDATDGDSFGEAVVRVGTEEGVRGDMQSVRLRTEGDPGDRVRAVDDAAVVAATTASCGSRVMREQSFDVALVDEASQLTEPGTLAAINRADRFVLVGDHEQLPPVVQAEGGVPVSEAELGSGVADGEGPRDPADRPPRADLSVSLFERLIDRYPEAGVTLTSQYRMSQRIQAFASAEFYDGALRPATGEVAAKSLRDLGVAETDLPTALRGGGGVSFVDPDGRHEGNTNPVEAARVAELVEAYVDAGVPRSEIGVIAPFRAQVAEIARRTDATVDTVDRFQGSSEQVILVSFVAVGDLSSPIFEDYRRVNVALTRAERALVLVGDETALRSDPVYDRMVDWADR, encoded by the coding sequence GTGAACGTCCGGGGTCCGATCGTCGACGTGGGTGAGGTGCGAACGGTCGACACACAGTACGGTAGCCGGGAGCTCGCGGAGCTGACGATCAGACCGGACCGCGGCGCGAGCGCGCCCACCGACGTGACGCTGTGGGGGAAGTGGACGGAGACGGCGGAACTCGCGGAGTCGGGGATGGAACTGCTCGTCACCGAGGCGGACACGGACGAGTACCAGGGGGAGACGAACTACACGACGACCGGCGACAGCTACGTCGTTCTCGAGCCGGAGTTCCTCGTCGACGTGACGGACGTGCGGTCGTGGGTGCAGTGTCCCCGAATGTACTACCTCAACAAACTGTCCGGGATCCCGTTGAACTACCCCGTGGTGAAGGGGACGGTCGTCCACGAGGTGTTCGGCGACCTGTTGCGGGGTGTCGACTTCGAGGAGAGCGTCCAGCGACGAGTCGAGGAGGCGGGCCTGGAACTCGGACTCCTGGGGCGCGAACGGTCCGAGGTGGAAGACGAGGTGCGGCGCAACGCGAGTGCGGTCGCGGCGTGGCTCGAACAAGGGGTGTTGACGGACACGGACGAGTGGCGTTCCGAGCAGACGCTCGTCTCGCCGACGTTCGGGATCAAAGGCCGGGCCGACGCCGTCCGCCGGGGGATGCCGGTCGAACTGAAGACGGGCAAGAACACGAACCGCGACCCACGGTTTCAGGACAAGGTACAGGCGGCGTGTTACGCGCTCCTCCTGCGCGAGCGAGGAGTGGAGGCAGACACCGGGACACTGCTGTACACGAAGAACGCGGCGTTGGACGACGACGAGGCGGACGGCGACCTCTCGCCGGCCAAGGAGTTCAGCGTCGGTCGGGGGCTCCTGGAGTTCGTCGTCAGGACCCGCAACGAGATTGCGGCCGCAGAACACGACACGACGGTTCCGACGGGGTACGAGGCGGACGCCGTCTGTGAGTACTGTTTCGAGCAGGACACGTGTATGGTCGTCTCCGGGCGGCTGGACCAGGAGTCGAAGGCCGGCAGCGTCGGCCGACCCGTGCCGCCCGAGGAACGCGACTACTTCGACCGGGTGTACCGCGGGCTGGAGGCGGAACGCGAGTCGATCCACGCGGAGTACCGCCGGCTGTGGGAACAGACGGCCGAAGAACGCGCCGCGAACGACCGTGCGCTGATCGGGTTGGAGCCGGTCGCGCGGCGAGAACTGCCGGGCGGCCGGTGGGAGGTGGCCGCGAGCAAGCCGGCGGAGACGGTGTCGAAGCTACGCGAGGGTGACCTGGCGCTGGCGTCGGACGGCGACCCCGTCGGCGGCGACGCCGAACTGGCGCGGATCGGCCGACTCGGCGGGTCGCTGCCGTCGTGGGCGGACGCGACGCTGCCGGGCGACCGCGAGGCGGTCGTGGTCGACACGGACGAGCCGGTCGCGGTCGCGCGGCTCGACACCTACCCCTCGGAGCTGACGGTGGACCGGCAGCTGACGGCGCTGCACGACGCGATCCTGAAGGGTGACGAGCGCCGGAAGGACGTCCTGTTCGGCCGAGCGGACCCCGAGTTCGCCGACGAGTCGCGGACGTACGTCGACAACAACGCAGCCCAGGACGCCGCGGTGAACCGGGCGGTGAACGCCGACGACTTCGCGTTGGTCCACGGGCCACCGGGAACCGGGAAGACCCACACGGTCGCGCGGACGGTGCGGGCGCTCGTCGCCCGCGGCGACCGAGTGTTGCTGTCGGCGTTCACGAACCGCGCCGTGGACAACGCCTTAGAGGCGCTCCGAGACCAGGGGCTGACGGACGCGACCGACGGGGACAGCTTCGGCGAGGCGGTTGTCCGCGTCGGGACCGAAGAGGGCGTCCGCGGCGACATGCAGTCCGTCCGGCTCCGGACGGAGGGCGACCCCGGCGACCGGGTGCGGGCGGTCGACGACGCCGCGGTCGTCGCCGCCACGACCGCCTCCTGTGGCTCCCGGGTGATGCGCGAGCAGTCGTTCGACGTGGCCTTGGTCGACGAGGCCTCGCAGCTGACGGAGCCGGGGACGCTGGCGGCGATCAACCGCGCCGACCGGTTCGTCCTGGTGGGCGACCACGAGCAGTTGCCGCCGGTCGTTCAGGCGGAGGGTGGTGTCCCGGTGAGCGAGGCGGAGTTGGGCAGCGGCGTCGCGGACGGCGAGGGACCGCGCGACCCCGCCGACCGCCCGCCGCGGGCGGACCTGTCCGTCTCCCTGTTCGAGCGGCTGATCGACCGCTACCCCGAGGCCGGGGTGACGCTGACGAGCCAGTACCGGATGAGCCAACGGATTCAGGCGTTCGCCTCCGCGGAGTTCTACGACGGCGCGCTCCGGCCGGCGACGGGCGAAGTCGCGGCCAAGTCGCTGCGTGACTTGGGCGTCGCGGAGACGGACCTCCCGACGGCGCTGCGGGGTGGCGGCGGCGTGAGCTTCGTCGACCCGGACGGCCGCCACGAGGGGAACACGAACCCCGTCGAGGCCGCGCGGGTGGCGGAGCTCGTGGAGGCGTACGTCGACGCGGGCGTCCCGCGGTCGGAGATCGGGGTGATCGCGCCGTTCCGGGCCCAGGTGGCCGAGATCGCCCGCCGGACGGACGCGACCGTCGACACGGTCGACCGCTTCCAAGGCTCCAGCGAACAGGTGATCCTCGTGTCGTTCGTCGCCGTCGGCGACCTCTCGTCGCCGATCTTCGAGGACTACCGTCGCGTGAACGTCGCGCTGACGCGGGCGGAACGGGCGCTCGTGCTCGTCGGCGACGAGACGGCGCTGCGCTCGGACCCGGTGTACGACCGGATGGTGGACTGGGCGGATCGGTGA
- the ilvB gene encoding biosynthetic-type acetolactate synthase large subunit, whose product MTDPGPVAPQSTAGESPDHEPDAPAEDSTDAGATDADATTPDATTTHSGAEAVVAALERAGLDTLFGVQGGAIMPVYDALHDADARHVTMAHEQAAAHAADAYGQVTGEPGVCLATSGPGATNLVTGLADADMDSDPVLALTGQVPTDLVGRDAFQETDTTGVTTPVTKANYFAGDPDTVGETVGEAAAMAAEGRQGPTLVDLPKDVTGAETDATVGEPATPSTHDPPERASDERVAGAAAAFERAERPLILAGGGVIAAEATDQLAELATDHGVPVTTTMPGIGAFPEDHDLCLSWAGMHGTGYANAAINHCDLLVGVGTRFDDRLTGGVDTFAPDAEVIHVDIDPAEISKNVHADYPLVGDAGTVLGQLADAVEQSPETAAWREQCADWKASYPMDYAAPPDRPIKPQFVVEVADAATPDDTIVTTGVGQHQMWAGQYWTYTEPRTFVSSHGLGTMGYGLPAAIGAKAAAPERDVVCFDGDGSFLMTCQELSVAVREQMDLVVFVLNNEGVGMVRQWQDGFYDGRHVASEYPWVPDFAALAEAFGATGERATTYEELPETVETALETDGPVVVDVHIDPDENVFPMVPSGGANDQFALTGGHL is encoded by the coding sequence GTGACCGACCCAGGCCCCGTCGCGCCGCAGTCTACGGCCGGAGAGAGCCCCGACCACGAACCGGACGCGCCGGCCGAAGACTCGACGGACGCCGGCGCGACCGACGCGGACGCGACGACTCCCGACGCAACGACGACCCACTCGGGCGCAGAGGCGGTCGTGGCGGCACTCGAACGCGCCGGTCTGGACACGTTGTTCGGCGTCCAGGGCGGCGCGATCATGCCCGTGTACGACGCCCTGCACGACGCCGACGCGCGCCACGTCACGATGGCTCACGAGCAGGCGGCGGCCCACGCGGCCGACGCCTACGGTCAGGTGACCGGCGAGCCGGGCGTCTGTCTGGCCACCTCCGGCCCGGGGGCGACGAACCTCGTCACCGGGCTGGCGGACGCCGACATGGACTCCGACCCCGTGCTCGCGCTGACGGGGCAGGTGCCGACGGACCTCGTCGGCCGGGACGCCTTCCAGGAGACGGACACGACGGGCGTCACCACGCCCGTGACGAAGGCGAACTACTTCGCGGGCGACCCGGACACGGTCGGCGAGACGGTCGGCGAGGCGGCCGCGATGGCCGCCGAGGGGCGACAGGGCCCGACGCTCGTCGACCTCCCGAAGGACGTGACCGGCGCAGAGACGGACGCGACCGTCGGCGAGCCGGCGACGCCGTCGACACACGACCCGCCCGAGCGGGCGAGCGACGAACGGGTGGCCGGAGCCGCGGCGGCGTTCGAGCGCGCAGAGCGGCCGTTGATCCTCGCCGGCGGCGGCGTGATCGCGGCCGAGGCGACGGACCAGCTGGCCGAGTTAGCGACGGACCACGGCGTCCCGGTGACGACGACGATGCCCGGAATCGGCGCGTTCCCGGAGGACCACGACCTGTGTCTCTCCTGGGCCGGAATGCACGGCACCGGGTACGCGAACGCCGCCATCAACCACTGTGACCTCCTGGTCGGCGTCGGCACACGGTTCGACGACCGGCTGACCGGCGGGGTCGACACGTTCGCCCCGGACGCGGAGGTGATTCACGTCGACATCGACCCCGCGGAGATCTCGAAGAACGTTCACGCGGACTACCCGCTCGTTGGCGACGCCGGGACGGTGCTGGGGCAGTTGGCTGACGCCGTGGAGCAGTCGCCCGAGACCGCCGCCTGGCGCGAGCAGTGTGCCGACTGGAAGGCGTCGTACCCGATGGACTACGCCGCGCCGCCGGATCGACCGATCAAGCCACAGTTCGTGGTGGAGGTGGCCGACGCCGCGACGCCCGACGACACGATCGTCACGACCGGCGTCGGCCAACACCAGATGTGGGCGGGCCAGTACTGGACGTACACGGAGCCGCGGACGTTCGTCTCCTCACACGGCCTGGGGACGATGGGGTACGGGCTGCCGGCGGCCATCGGCGCGAAGGCCGCCGCCCCGGAGCGCGATGTGGTGTGTTTCGACGGCGACGGCTCGTTCCTGATGACGTGCCAAGAGTTGTCCGTCGCCGTCCGGGAACAGATGGATCTGGTCGTGTTCGTCCTCAACAACGAGGGCGTCGGGATGGTGCGTCAGTGGCAGGACGGCTTCTACGACGGCCGACACGTCGCCTCGGAGTACCCCTGGGTGCCGGACTTCGCCGCGCTGGCGGAGGCGTTCGGCGCGACCGGCGAGCGGGCGACCACCTACGAGGAACTGCCCGAAACCGTCGAGACCGCCCTCGAGACGGACGGTCCCGTCGTGGTCGACGTCCACATCGATCCGGACGAGAACGTGTTCCCGATGGTGCCGAGCGGCGGCGCGAACGACCAGTTCGCCCTGACGGGGGGTCACCTGTGA